The genomic stretch CCCGCGAGCATCGGCAGGCACGCCGACCACCGGATCAGCCCCGAAGCGACGAACACGAATGCCGCCGCCAGATTGGCCACCGCGAGCATCAGCGTGCGGATCGAGAAGAGCGAGCGCGGATCGGCCCCCGCGAGCAGCCCATAGGTCGCCGTGGTCATCAACCCCACGCCGCCGCCGAAATAGCCGCCATAGATCCCCAGCAGCGACTGCGCGACGACCAGCGTGCGCGGCCCGATCGCAACGCGCGCGCGCAGCCATTCCGACGCCACCCGCCCGAAGGCGATCGCCGCGAACGCGACAAGCAACAGCCACGGGATCAGCACGTCGAAGGTCCGGGTCGGCGTCACCACCAGCAGCATGCTCCCCGCCAGCCCGCCGGCAAAGGTGATCGCCGCCAGCGTCCGCACCCCGAGCCCGCCGACCGGCGCCAGTTCGTCGCGAAACGCCCATGCGCTCGCCCCCGCTCCCGGCAGCAGCGCGACGTTCGACGTGGCATTGGCGACATTGGCGGGCAGCCCCATCGCGATGAGCGCGGGCAATGTGGCAAAGGTCCCGCCCCCCGCCAGCGCATTCATCGCACCGCCGAGCATGCCCGCGGCGGCGGCGAGCGCCAGCCCGGCAAGGTCAACCAAGCGCGGCCATCTTCTCTTCGGCCTGGCGGTCCAGCTCGGCGCGGCTCTTCTTCTCGCTCGCGGTCTTCAACTGCCCGCATGCCGCATCGATGTCGCGCCCGCGCGGGGTGCGCGTCGGGGCGGAGATGCCCGCTTCGAACACGATGTTCGAAAACGCCTTGATCCGCTCCGGCGCGGAACATTCATAGGGCGCGCCGGGCCAGGGATTGAACGGGATCAGATTGACCTTGGCGGGCAGCTTGTACTTCTTGATCAGCCGGACCAGCTCGCGCGCATCGGCGTCGCTGTCGTTCTTGTCCTTCAGCATCACATATTCGAACGTGATCCGCCGCGCATTGTTCGCGCCGGGATAGTCGGCGCACGCCTGGAGCAGTTCCTCGATCCCGTATTTGCGGTTGAGCGGGACGATCTCGTCGCGGACTTCCTTGGTCACGGCATGGAGCGACACCGCGAGGTTGACGCCGATCTCTTCCCCCGCGCGTGCCATCATCGGCACCACGCCTGAAGTCGACAGCGTGATCCGCCGCTTCGACAGCGCGATCCCGTCGCCGTCCATCACCAGCTTCAGCGCATCGCGGACATTGTCGAAATTATACAGCGGCTCGCCCATCCCCATCATCACGATGTTGGTGAGCATCCGCCCCTCGGGCTGGCTCGGCCATTCGCCCAGCGAATCGCGCGCGAGCATCACCTGGCCGACGATCTCGGCGGGGAGCAGGTTGCGGACCAGCCGCATCGTGCCGGTGTGGCAGAAGCGGCAATTGAGCGTGCAGCCGACCTGGCTCGACACGCACAAGGTCCCCCGATCGGCGTCGGGGATGAACACCATCTCGTAATCCTGCGCATCGTCCGAGCGCAGCAGCCATTTGCGCGTGCCGTCGCTGGAGACCTGCGCCTCCACCACCTGCGGGCGGCTGATGACGAAACGCTGCGCCAGCCAGGGCTGCATCGTCTTGGCGATGTCGGTCATCAGCGCAAAGTCGGTGACCCCGCGATTATAGATCCAGTGCCAGAGCTGCTTGGCGCGCAATTTGGCCTGTTTGGGCTCGAGCTGCGACGTCTCCAGCGCCATGCGCAGGTCGAGCTTGGAAAGCCCGAGCAAGTCGATACGCCCATCGGCGCGCGGCACCAAGGCGCGCGGAACGGGCACGGGGTCGATGTGGCCGGGTATCTGCATCATTCTTCCTTGGCGTTCCGGCGTGGCAAGAAGCAATCACGAATGCCATCGACATGCTCGATGAGGTCTTGCGCCGCTCTCTGGTCGCCCATGCGATCCAGGATAACATCTATTCCCTCTCGCCGAGCGAGCTTGGCGGCGGGGACGAAATCGGCATCTGCCGCGACGATCACGATCTGATCGACCTGATGCTTGAAGGCCAGCGACGCGACATCCAGGCCCAGGCGCATATCGACGCCCTTCTGCTTGGTATCGACTTCGAAATCCTCGTCCATGGGCACGAAATCGGTCGGAGACTGGATCAACCGCGCGGTCGCGCTCTCGCTCAGGCGCCATCTGGACGTGTCGTTCAGGCGCCCCAGCCGCAGCGCAACTTTGCGAAGCTTGCGCACTTCGGCGTGAAGGTCGAGCCGAAACCGGGCCTCGACGGTCTTTCCCCAATCCACCGATTTGCGGGAAAGCGGCCGGTGCATCCGCTTCGTTAGCGGCGTGCAATCGTAAAAGAAAATCCGGTAGAAGTCGCGGGACTCGGAAAGCTGGAGTTCGTGCCCAGAAACCTGCTCGATCAGCAGAGGGTAGCCGATCCTGTGGCTCAAATGCCAATATGCCAGCAGGCCTAGGCCGTGCGCGACGCTTTTGGGATCGTTGCGATCATGGTCGGGGAAACAATGCTTGAAGCGACGCAAAAAGAACGCCCCATCAACCAGAATTGCCGTTGCCATCGCAATGTCCAGAAAACAAATTGTCCCCGGGAGCGGCCTTGAGCGGATACCTGCTCTTTCGAGCGCCTCAAGACGGCAAGCCGGGGACGGGATATGCTTTAAGTAGCAACATCCTCGGGAAAGTCAAGAATTCGCCTCCCACCGGGCCGCAGGGAGCCAATCCGCGCTTAGTGCGTATCTCCTATCCCGTGCAGGCAACGCACCGTCGCGGACAGACTTGCCATTTGCGTCCGCCGGAACCCAGCTTGACACGGGGGCGAACCGAATTTTGGAGAAAAACGTGATGCTTATCCGATCTATCGCACTGGGTGCGGCGCTGATGACCACCCCGATTGCCTTCGCACAGACCGCTCCGCAGACGACGCCGGGCACGCCGACGACGCCTGGGACCCAGACCATGCCGGGCACTCCCACGACGCCGGGAACCCAGACCATGCCGGGCACCCCGACCACGCCCACCACGCCAGGCACGCCCACGACCCCGGGCACGCCCATGACCCCGGACGCGACCGCCAGCGCGACCACGCCCGCCCCCGTCACCGACGCCGAAGTCACCCAGTTCGCCACCGCCGCGCTGGCCGTGACCAAGGTTCAGAGCGACGCGACCGTCCCGGCTGCGGACAAGAACGCCAAGTCGATCGAGGCGATCACCGCCGCCGGGATCGAACCGACGCGCTTCAACGAGATTTCGGAGGCGATGCGCAACGATCCGGCGCTCAACCAGCGGATTCAGACTGCTGCCGCGGCGATCACGACCCCGGCCCAGTAAGAGAACGGGGCGGTACGGCGTACCGCCCCCCTGTTGCGCGCCGGTAGCTTCACGCAGTCGCCGGTGCGATGCATCCGAGCCCGGCCAGCGACGCGCGCATCGCATCGTCGAGCGGCGTGTGCGGCTCCGATCCCAGAAATTCGACCAGCGCGGCATTGTCGAGCCGAAGCGGGTGCTGCCAGAACGGTCGCATCTCGCGCAGCTCACGCATCGTGGTGTTGAACGGCGCGATCAGCGCCAGCAGCGCCCAGGGCATCGCTTTCACCGTCGGCGTCGTGCCCGCAGCCCGCGCGATAGCGCCGGTGAACGCGCTGCCATCGGCATCCCAGACTCCGGCGAAGTGGAACCGGGCGAAACGCGGCAACGCGGCGTCACGGTCAAGCAATAGGGCAAAGGTCTCCGCCAGATCGGGCAGATACGCCCAGGCATGCCCCGCACCGGGCGCGCCCGGATATTGGATCGCGGCCACCGGCTGCCCCGGCTTGACCAGCCCCTGCGCCAGCCAGCCATTGCCGCACTTCGGCCCGAAGAAGTCCCCCGCCCGCACGATCAGCGCCGCGACGCCTGAGTCCTGAATGCGCCGCTCCATCGCAACCCGAATGCGCCCCTTGCGGGTCTGCGCCGATTGCGGCGAATCGGGCACAGCGACCGGGGTCACAGCGGGATCGTAATTGTAGATCGTGCCGGGCAGAACCAGCCGCGCATCGTTCGCCAGCGCGGCGGCGATGCTGTTCTCGACCATCGGCAGCACCAGCCTGTCCCAGTCGCGATAGCCCGGCGGGTTCACCGCATGGAACACCGCCGACACCCCCTCCGCCGCGCGCAGCACCGCGGCGCGGTCCATCGCGTCGCCCTCGAACCAGGTGATTGCGGGGTCCAGGCCAGGCCGGATGCCGCGCACCAGCCCGCGCACGGCCCAGCCGTGGCGGAGCAGCGCGCTTGCGGTTTCGCCGCCGACGCCGCCGGTCGCCCCCAGGATCAATATCGTCTTCTGCATGTCCGCCTCCATCGCTTCGATGCGTCCGGAGGTGGGCTCTTCGCGGCATGTTTGAAATTGTCGAACTTTGCCATCGCGCCTATATATTTTTGATGAGCCAGCGCGACCTCGCCACCGATTGGGAACGCCAGCGCGCCTTTCTCGCGGTCATCGACGAAGGCAGCCTGTCCGCCGCCGCGCGCCGGCTGGGCGTGGCGCAGCCCACCGTCCGGCGCCGGATCGCGGACTTGGAGGCGGTTGCCGGCGGCGCGCTGTTCACGCGATCACCCAACGGATTGCTCCCCACCGAGCGGGCGCTGCTGCTCGCCGACCATGCCCGCGCGATGGCGCTGGCGGCGGACGCCTTTGCCCGCTCGGCATCCGCCGACGCGCACGAGATCGCAGGGACGGTGCGCATCTCCGCCAGCGACGTGATCGCAGTCGAGGTGCTGCCGCCGCTCCTCGCGCCGCTGCTGGCGACACACCCCGCGCTGACGATCGCGCTGAGCCCGACCAACCGCGCCGAGGATGTGTTGCGTCGCGAAGCCGATATCGCGATCCGGATGGTCGCGCCGCGGCAGGAGGCGCTGGTCGCGCAGCGCGTCGGGACGGTGGTGCTGGGGCTGCACGCCCATCCCGGCTATCTCGCGGTGCACGGGACCCCCGCTTCGCTGGCCGAGGCGGGCGCGCACCGGTTCATCGGGATCGAGAATGATCAAGCCCTGTTGCGCGCGGTGCAGGCGCGGGGCCTGACGATTGCGCACAAGGATTTCGGCTTCCGCACCGACAGCGACCTCGCCCAGCTCGCCGCTATCCGCGCGGGCATCGGCATCGGCGTGTGCCAGGTCCCGCTCGCCCGCCGCGGCGGGCTGATCCGAGTCGCGCCCGATGCCTTCGCGTTCGACCTGGAAACCTGGGTGGTGTGCCACGAAGACATGCGCGGCATCGCGCGGGTGCGCGCGGTGTTCGACGCGCTGGTCGCCGGGCTGCGCGGCTATATGGCCAGCTAGCGCCCCGCGCAGCCCAGCGCCGCCGCGTCGATCGCCGTCGCCGCGCCCTTCAGCGCATAGGTGTCCGCGAATGGCGCGCCATTGGCGCCGACGCTCTCCACGCTCATGCTCCGCCCCGAACGGATCGCGGCGACCACCGCCGAATCGGTGCGCGAATCGGGCGCCCAGGCGTCGGCATCCCCCGCGGTCAGCTCGAACCGGCGCTCCCCGATCGACAGCGTCACGCGGGCGCTCGCCGCACGGGCGCGGCTCAGCCGGATATGGAGCTGGTTGCGCACACCGTCGCGCGGCCAGGTCGCGATGCTGGCAAAGGGGCGCGACGCCGCCTTGCGCCCCGCCGGCTCGGCGATCGCAAAGCAATGCAGCGGCGAGGGATCGCGAAACGCGCCCCAGCTGTCGAACACGCCCAGCGCATCGCGCGGCAGCATCACGAGCAGCAGCGCCAGCGCGATCATGCCGGCGCCGCGCCGCGCCCCGTGCCGGTATGGACCACCGTCTCGATGCCGTTCTCGATCCGCACCACCGATCCCTGGGGCAAATCGGGTGCGACGGCCGCGTCGAATTGCGGCATCACGTCGCGCCCGGTCATCACCCCGCGTAGGATGCGGCTCGACATGCCGTGCATGATCACCAGCCGGTCGCCGGGATCGTCATCGGTATCCGCCAGCCACGACGAGACCCGCGCGGCGATCGAATCATACCATTCGCCGCCGGGCGGGGGCCGCGAATACAGGCCATGCTCGACATCGAGGAACCCCGGCGCCTCGGCATGGAGATCGGCATAATAGCGCCCGCTCCATTCGCCCATGCCGATTTCGACCAGTCGGTCGTCGGTGCGCGCCTGGTGCCAGTCGAGCTCGAGATGCTCGGCGATCACCGCCAGCGTCTGGAGCGCACGCCCCGCGCTCGACGACCACAAGGTGATCGGCGGACGCGGGCCCAGGACCGCACGAAGCGCCACCCCCATCGCCTCGGCCTGCGCGAATCCGGCGCGGGTGAGCGGGGTGTGCGGGTGGTCGCCCTGCATCCGGCGGGCGATGTTGAACACGGTCTCGCCGTGCCGCGCGATGAAATCGCGTCCCTTGCGGTTGGTGGCCATGGTGCTTCTCCTCACTGGTCCGGATGCGAAACGCAATGTTTCGGTCGAAGTTCGTTTCGTTCAGGCAGGGGCAAGCTGCGGTACTCCACTAGCACACCCAGCCCGGGCACACGGGCTCGGTAAAAGAAATCAAGGGAGTATTCATGCGTATCTCACCCACGCTCGCGCGCCGCTAGCCCGCGCATCGGCATTGCCCGCGCACCGCGCCACGCACGCCGAAACCTTTTGCATTTTCGTGTTTTTCCGGCCGGCGCGGCTGCGCCCGGTCCTGTCTTGTCCTGCCCCATTCTGGGCCAGTCTCGCTTAAAGGGAGTATCCATATGCGTACCAAGATTTTCATCGCCGCCCTCGTCGCCAGCACCGCCTTCGCCGCGCCGGCCTTTGCCCAGACCGCCGATTCGGGCTTCACCGGCCCGCGCGTCGAAGCGATTGTCGGCTGGGACCATGTCGGCGACGATTCGCTGAACAATGGCTCGCGCGACGGCGTCACCTATGGCGGCCAGATCGGCTATGACGTCCAGATGGGCAGCGCGATCCTCGGCTTCGAGGGTGAGGCCACCGGCTCGACCACGCGCGATACCGCCAATGGCGTGCTCGTGGTGGGCGATCGGCTCCGCGCCAAGGCGGGCCGCGACCTCTATGTCGGCGGTCGCGTCGGCTTCCTCGCCAGCCCCAATGCGATGATCTACGCCAAGGGCGGCTACACCAATGCCCGGTTCGACACGAGCTACAACTCGGCGGCGACCGGCCTGATCGAGGACCATGACACGGTCGATGGCTGGCGCGTCGGCGCGGGCGCCGAGGTCAAGCTGAACCAGAAGGTCTATGTGAAGGCCGAATATCGCTATTCGAAGTATGACGAAGGCAATAACGGCATCGACGCGCATCGCCATCAGGTGCTCGGCGGCGTCGGCATCCGTTTCTGAGACGCTTTCCGCGCCGAATTTGGTGTGGATCAAAGGGTCGGGGCGCTTGCCCCGGCCCTTTTTGCCGTTAAGGGTAAGAATCGGCGAACTGCCACCGGCCGCACGGCTATTGGTGGAATAAGGGCGGCGGCCCGGGGGTTTGGAAGACATGAAGGCGACGATCGAACGCGCAACTCTGTTGAGGGGCCTCAGCCACGTCCAGTCGGTGGTCGAGCGGCGCAACACGATCCCTATCCTCTCGAATGTGCTGATCGAAGCGCAGGAGGGCGGCAGGATGCGGCTGATGGCGACCGATCTCGATCTCCAGATCGACGAGACGATCCCGGCGGCGGTGGACCAGCCCGGCGCGATCACCGTGTCGGCGCACACGCTGTTCGACATCGTGCGCAAGCTGCCCGAGGGATCGCAGGTCGAATTGTCGGCGGCGGAGGGGCGGATCACCGTCAACGCCGGCCGCGCCAAGTTCACGCTGTCGACGCTGCCGCGCGACGATTTCCCGATGATCGCCGAGGGCGAATTGCCGGTGACGTTCGAGCTGCCTGCGGAAACGCTCAAGCAGATCATCGACAAGACGCGATTCGCGATCTCGACCGAAGAGACACGCTATTATCTCAACGGCATCTTCCTGCACGTCACCGATGAGGCGACGCCGCTGCTGCGCGCCGCCGCGACCGACGGCCACCGCCTCGCGCGCGTCACCGTGGCGCGGCCCGACGGTGCCGAATCGATGCCCGACGTGATCGTGCCGCGCAAATGCATCGCGGAGCTGCGCAAGCTGCTCGACGAAGTCGACGGGTCGGTCGGCGTGTCGCTGTCCAATTCGAAGGTCCGCTTCGACCTGGGCCAGGCGATCCTGACGTCGAAGCTGATCGACGGCACCTTCCCCGATTATTCGCGCGTCATCCCGACTGCGAACGACAAGATCCTCAAGATCGACCCCAAGAGCTTCATGCAGGGCGTCGACCGCGTCTCGACGATCGCCACCGAAAAGACCCGCGCGGTCAAGATGGCGCTGGATCGCGACAAGGTGATCCTGTCGGTGACCAGCCCCGAAAACGGCGCTGCGGCGGAGGAAGTCCCCGGCGACTATACCTCGCTGCCGTTCGAGATCGGCTTCAACAGCCGCTATCTGATGGACATTCTCGGCCAGATCGAAGGCGATTTGGTCGAGGTCCACCTCGCCGACGCCGCTGCGCCGACGCTGATCCGCGAGAATGATTCGTCGCCCGCGCTGTACGTCCTCATGCCGATGCGGGTGTGACCTAAGCACCGTCCCTGACTTGAAATCGCGCTCGGGTCCCGCTATTTACATTCGTGTAAGTTAGCAGGATTCGAGACGATGGCGACTCAGGCACCCACCGCACCCCAGCCCGGGCTTCCGATGAAGCGCGAATGGGGCACTGCGCTGTCGGCGCTGCGCAAGCTGCTCGCGAACGGCGACGATACCACGCAGGTGTTCTACATCATGCGCGCGCTGAACGGCGACGTTACCCAGCGCAATTATCGCCGGCTGCTCACCGTCCCCGGTGGCGGCAGGATCGCCTATCGGCGGCAGGAGCTGGCGCAGCGCCTGTCGGACCGCGGCTGGATCGACGGCTTTGCCGAGGGCACCGTCGGCGCCACCTATCGCGCGTTCCTCGATGCGACCGGCTATTCGGCGCAGGGGCTGGCCGAGATCAGCATGGCCGAGGGCGCATTCCTGGGCGCCGATGTCGAGCATCCCTATGCCTGGATGGGCCGGCGCGAGCGCGACATCCATGACCTGTGGCACACGCTCACCGGCTACAAGGCCGACGAGCATCTGGGCGAGGCGTGCCTCGTCGCCTTTTCCTATGCGCAGACCGGCGGGCTCGGCTGGGGGCTGATCGCGGTCGGCGCGGCGCTCAAGAGCATCCGCGTTACCGGCAGGCTCGATTTCCTCAAGGCCGTGGTCGAGGGCTATCGCCACGGCAAGCGCGCGGCGTGGCTGCACGGCGAGGATTATGAAACGCTGCTCGCCGAGCCGCTTGATTCGGCGCGACGCCGCCTGCGCATCGCCGTACCGCGCGCCTATCGCGTCGCGCAGGCCAGTCTGTCGGCAGCGGGGCTCAGCGGAATCTGACGCGTCAGCGCGATGGCGGGGCACCCGACGCGGCGGCAGCCGCCTGGGTCCGCGCGCGTTCGGCGACGAGCCGCGCCTTGAGCGCTGGCACGGCCAGCACCGTCGGTGGCAGCGCGAAGATGTCGGTCGAGATCGGCGCCTTCTCGACGCTCGACAGCGTAAGCGCGGTCGCGAAGCGCAGCACCATGCCCTTGTCGAGCATCTCGGCGATCTTCTTCTCCAGGTTGCCCTGCCCGCCCTGGACCTGTGCCATGCCCGCCGCACCCAGCCGGGTCTGCATCGCCAGCGCGCTGCCGGCGTTCGCCAGCGCGGGGTCGCCGCTGATCACGGCCTCGATCGTCTCCGCAGGCGGCGCCTTGGGCGCGCGGACCTTCCACACATCGCCCGTCTGTCCGGCGATCGTCTCGGTGCCTTCCTTGACCAGCGCATAGTCCGGCTGCGGCCCCAGCCCGGTGGGCTTCATCCCCCCTTCGCGGGCCAGCGCCCCCATCACCGACACGAAATCGGCGATCCGCGCGGCATATTGCCCCTGGCTGTCGGCGATCAGCAGATATTCGGTGCCGCCCTTGCGGATCAGCGTCTGCCCCTGGCTGTCAACCCGCGCATCGCCATTGGCCGCCGCCTTGACCGTGATCGTCCCCGCTCCGCCGGCCAGCGCATAGCGCGCCGTCACGTCCTGCGGCGCTTTCTCGCACCCGGCGAGCAGCAGCAGCGCGGCCCCGATCAATGCCTTGCGGATCATGTGCACTCCTTTCCCCCGTCATCGGCGAAGCGGTGTTCGACGGCAAGGGGTTGGGCTAAAGGAGCGGCAATATGGCCGTAACCCGCCTGATCCTCACCGATTTCCGCAACCATGCCGAGGCGGCGCTGGCGCCCGGCAGCGGCTTCGTCGTGCTGACCGGAGAGAATGGGGCGGGCAAGACCAATGTGCTCGAGGCGGTGTCGCTGCTCGCCCCCGGCCGGGGCCTGCGCCGCGCCGCGCTGGGCGAGATGGCGCGACAGGGGGCCAGCGGCGGGTTCGGTGTCGCGGCGCGACTGGGCGATGTCGACATCGGCACCGGGACCCAGCGCGACGCACCCGAGCGGCGGCTTGTGCGAATCAACGGCGCGCCGATGCCCGCGACGACGCTGGCCGAATGGGTGACGGTGCTGTGGCTGACCCCCGCAATGGACCGGCTGTTCGTCGAGGGGCCGGGCGAGCGCCGCCGCTTCCTCGATCGGCTGACGCTGGCGCTGGCGCCTGCGCACGCGACGCATTCGACGCGCTACGAGGCGGCGATGCGCGATCGCAACCGCCTGCTCGCCGAGGATCGCCCCGCCGACCCCGAGTGGCTGGCGGCGCTGGAGGCACGGATGGTCGAGCATGGCGGCGCGATCGACGCCGCCCGGCGCGAGACCGTCGCGCTGCTCGCCGCGCGAATCGCCGCGCAGCCCGAGGGGGTGTTCGCCCGCGCCGGGCTGGTGCTGGAGGGGTGGCAGGGCGATGGCGCCGCATTGGCGCAGGCGTTGCGCGAAGGGCGCCGCCGCGATGCTGCGGCGGGCCGCACGCTGGCCGGACCGCACCGTACCGACCTGGCGGTCACGCATCTGGGCAAGGGCCAGCCCGCGCATCTCTGTTCGACCGGCGAGCAGAAGGCGCTGCTGCTGGGGCTCGTGCTCGCGCATGCCGAGCTGGTCGCCGATCGCATCGGGCGGGCGCCGGTGCTGTTGCTCGACGAAGTCGCCGCGCATCTCGACCCCGAACGCCGCGCCGCTTTGTTCGCCCGGCTGGCGGGGGCGGGGCAGGTGTGGATGACCGGCACCGAACCCGCGCTGTTCGACGGCATCGCCGGCGATGCGACGCGCTATACGCTTGGCGACGGGGCGATCCGGGGTGGCTGAGAGACCGTTTGGAAATTCGCGAAAGAGCGAATTTCAAGGCGGTGCCTCCCTCCGCACTCTTTCCAACGATGCTTCGCATCGCCGGAACCTTGGAGTGCTCCGCCCGCTCCCCCACCCGGCCACCCATAGAATAATGCCGTTGGGTGGCCGGGTGGGGGAGCGGGCAGGCACCGCGAAATGCGCCATGCGCATTTCAAAACGGGCTCTGACGCCGCGTGCCATTTTGCTTTCGTTCGGCGACTCGAATCCCTATATGCTCGCTATGGCAACAGACCCCAGCAACATTCCCAACAGCAATGATTACGGCGCCGATTCGATCAAGGTCCTGAAGGGCCTCGACGCAGTGCGCAAACGCCCCGGCATGTATATCGGCGATACCGATGACGGGTCGGGCCTCCACCACATGGTGTTCGAGGTGAGCGACAACGCGATCGACGAGGCACTGGCCGGGCATTGCGACCGGATCGTGATCCAGCTCAACGCCGATGGATCGGTCTCGGTCGAGGATAATGGCCGCGGCATCCCCACGGGTATCCACACCGAAGAGGGCGTGTCGGCAGCCGAAGTCATCATGACCCAGCTCCACGCCGGCGGTAAGTTCGAGAACACGTCGGACGACAATGCGTACAAGGTCTCGGGCGGTCTCCACGGCGTCGGCGTCTCGGTCGTCAA from Sphingomonas hengshuiensis encodes the following:
- a CDS encoding sulfite exporter TauE/SafE family protein; the protein is MVDLAGLALAAAAGMLGGAMNALAGGGTFATLPALIAMGLPANVANATSNVALLPGAGASAWAFRDELAPVGGLGVRTLAAITFAGGLAGSMLLVVTPTRTFDVLIPWLLLVAFAAIAFGRVASEWLRARVAIGPRTLVVAQSLLGIYGGYFGGGVGLMTTATYGLLAGADPRSLFSIRTLMLAVANLAAAFVFVASGLIRWSACLPMLAGGIVGGWLGAKLGKRLSPRLVRIWTLLVTAATTLVFFRRAYF
- the rlmN gene encoding 23S rRNA (adenine(2503)-C(2))-methyltransferase RlmN: MQIPGHIDPVPVPRALVPRADGRIDLLGLSKLDLRMALETSQLEPKQAKLRAKQLWHWIYNRGVTDFALMTDIAKTMQPWLAQRFVISRPQVVEAQVSSDGTRKWLLRSDDAQDYEMVFIPDADRGTLCVSSQVGCTLNCRFCHTGTMRLVRNLLPAEIVGQVMLARDSLGEWPSQPEGRMLTNIVMMGMGEPLYNFDNVRDALKLVMDGDGIALSKRRITLSTSGVVPMMARAGEEIGVNLAVSLHAVTKEVRDEIVPLNRKYGIEELLQACADYPGANNARRITFEYVMLKDKNDSDADARELVRLIKKYKLPAKVNLIPFNPWPGAPYECSAPERIKAFSNIVFEAGISAPTRTPRGRDIDAACGQLKTASEKKSRAELDRQAEEKMAALG
- a CDS encoding NYN domain-containing protein, producing the protein MATAILVDGAFFLRRFKHCFPDHDRNDPKSVAHGLGLLAYWHLSHRIGYPLLIEQVSGHELQLSESRDFYRIFFYDCTPLTKRMHRPLSRKSVDWGKTVEARFRLDLHAEVRKLRKVALRLGRLNDTSRWRLSESATARLIQSPTDFVPMDEDFEVDTKQKGVDMRLGLDVASLAFKHQVDQIVIVAADADFVPAAKLARREGIDVILDRMGDQRAAQDLIEHVDGIRDCFLPRRNAKEE
- a CDS encoding DUF4168 domain-containing protein produces the protein MLIRSIALGAALMTTPIAFAQTAPQTTPGTPTTPGTQTMPGTPTTPGTQTMPGTPTTPTTPGTPTTPGTPMTPDATASATTPAPVTDAEVTQFATAALAVTKVQSDATVPAADKNAKSIEAITAAGIEPTRFNEISEAMRNDPALNQRIQTAAAAITTPAQ
- a CDS encoding NAD(P)H-binding protein, with product MQKTILILGATGGVGGETASALLRHGWAVRGLVRGIRPGLDPAITWFEGDAMDRAAVLRAAEGVSAVFHAVNPPGYRDWDRLVLPMVENSIAAALANDARLVLPGTIYNYDPAVTPVAVPDSPQSAQTRKGRIRVAMERRIQDSGVAALIVRAGDFFGPKCGNGWLAQGLVKPGQPVAAIQYPGAPGAGHAWAYLPDLAETFALLLDRDAALPRFARFHFAGVWDADGSAFTGAIARAAGTTPTVKAMPWALLALIAPFNTTMRELREMRPFWQHPLRLDNAALVEFLGSEPHTPLDDAMRASLAGLGCIAPATA
- a CDS encoding LysR family transcriptional regulator, coding for MSQRDLATDWERQRAFLAVIDEGSLSAAARRLGVAQPTVRRRIADLEAVAGGALFTRSPNGLLPTERALLLADHARAMALAADAFARSASADAHEIAGTVRISASDVIAVEVLPPLLAPLLATHPALTIALSPTNRAEDVLRREADIAIRMVAPRQEALVAQRVGTVVLGLHAHPGYLAVHGTPASLAEAGAHRFIGIENDQALLRAVQARGLTIAHKDFGFRTDSDLAQLAAIRAGIGIGVCQVPLARRGGLIRVAPDAFAFDLETWVVCHEDMRGIARVRAVFDALVAGLRGYMAS
- a CDS encoding invasion associated locus B family protein, encoding MIALALLLVMLPRDALGVFDSWGAFRDPSPLHCFAIAEPAGRKAASRPFASIATWPRDGVRNQLHIRLSRARAASARVTLSIGERRFELTAGDADAWAPDSRTDSAVVAAIRSGRSMSVESVGANGAPFADTYALKGAATAIDAAALGCAGR
- a CDS encoding histidine phosphatase family protein, giving the protein MATNRKGRDFIARHGETVFNIARRMQGDHPHTPLTRAGFAQAEAMGVALRAVLGPRPPITLWSSSAGRALQTLAVIAEHLELDWHQARTDDRLVEIGMGEWSGRYYADLHAEAPGFLDVEHGLYSRPPPGGEWYDSIAARVSSWLADTDDDPGDRLVIMHGMSSRILRGVMTGRDVMPQFDAAVAPDLPQGSVVRIENGIETVVHTGTGRGAAPA
- a CDS encoding outer membrane protein, which translates into the protein MRTKIFIAALVASTAFAAPAFAQTADSGFTGPRVEAIVGWDHVGDDSLNNGSRDGVTYGGQIGYDVQMGSAILGFEGEATGSTTRDTANGVLVVGDRLRAKAGRDLYVGGRVGFLASPNAMIYAKGGYTNARFDTSYNSAATGLIEDHDTVDGWRVGAGAEVKLNQKVYVKAEYRYSKYDEGNNGIDAHRHQVLGGVGIRF
- the dnaN gene encoding DNA polymerase III subunit beta translates to MKATIERATLLRGLSHVQSVVERRNTIPILSNVLIEAQEGGRMRLMATDLDLQIDETIPAAVDQPGAITVSAHTLFDIVRKLPEGSQVELSAAEGRITVNAGRAKFTLSTLPRDDFPMIAEGELPVTFELPAETLKQIIDKTRFAISTEETRYYLNGIFLHVTDEATPLLRAAATDGHRLARVTVARPDGAESMPDVIVPRKCIAELRKLLDEVDGSVGVSLSNSKVRFDLGQAILTSKLIDGTFPDYSRVIPTANDKILKIDPKSFMQGVDRVSTIATEKTRAVKMALDRDKVILSVTSPENGAAAEEVPGDYTSLPFEIGFNSRYLMDILGQIEGDLVEVHLADAAAPTLIRENDSSPALYVLMPMRV
- a CDS encoding Coq4 family protein, with product MATQAPTAPQPGLPMKREWGTALSALRKLLANGDDTTQVFYIMRALNGDVTQRNYRRLLTVPGGGRIAYRRQELAQRLSDRGWIDGFAEGTVGATYRAFLDATGYSAQGLAEISMAEGAFLGADVEHPYAWMGRRERDIHDLWHTLTGYKADEHLGEACLVAFSYAQTGGLGWGLIAVGAALKSIRVTGRLDFLKAVVEGYRHGKRAAWLHGEDYETLLAEPLDSARRRLRIAVPRAYRVAQASLSAAGLSGI